The sequence GCCCTGCTTTTCGGGCTGGGGATGCTGGTGCGCGGACGCTTCAAGGCCCGGCCCTGAACGCGGCGGGTCTGCCGGGTTCCGGGCCATCGACGCAGGATGGAGGTTCAGGACGCGACCTCCGGGGAGACAACAAGCGCGGGCGCGGCCTGCGGTGGCGCGAAGCGCGCCAGTTTTTCCGTACGCATGGGCTTGGTGCCGTCAAAGAAATCGCAGGCCATGTAGTAGCGCAGGTCGGAAAACCAGATGCCGGGCAGATCCGGGCGGGACGAGAACCTGCGCATAACCTCCAGCGGGTTGGAGAGTGCCATCCCGAAAGGACCGAGCAACTCGGACGGGTCGCGGAAGCATTCCCATTCGCAGCGCCGACAGACCGGCTCGCCGCCCGGCAAATCCGTAAGCTCCCAGAAAGGGCCGAGGTCCTCCGCACTGCGGTAGCCGCACGGATAGGCATGCCCGGCCGTGGCATCCACGAAAAAGAAGTCCAGACCTCCGCGACAGGCGTACGTTTGCCCGGCTTCCCCTTCGGTCTGCCGCACAAGGGCGTCCAGTGAGGACAGCGGCGTGAAGAGGCGAATGCGCGACCTGAAGTCCGGCACGACATCCTTGAGCGCCAGCAACATGGCCCTTTTCTCCTCGGGGCTGAAACGGATGAAGGAGTCCGAGGATGTGGCCTGGTAAACGGCACGATCTTCGTCACTCATGGGATAGCAACAATTGGCGATGGTGAAGCCAAGGTTCGTCGCAAACGTGAAAAAGCGCGTAAAGGCCTCGAAAAAGCCCTGCCGAAATCCGTGCGTATCAAAAGGACCGTGCAAGGCCGGAATGTGGCCACCGCAAAGGCGGTTGATACCCAGGTTGACCGAAGGGTAAAGGCCGCTGTTGTGAAAAATGGGCAACGCCTTGGCCATGCCCCTCACCACGCCGGGCAGGCCCCGGTTTGTCTCGTGGATGTCCGGGTCGCTGGAATCGAGGCTGATCCAGAAATTGCGGATGCCGCTCTCAAGCAATTCATCGGCCGTGCGGCGCATGCGGTCCTCAAAATCCGGGGCCTCGTGGCGCTGAAAGATAAAGCCGTTGGTGCCGGTGCGAATGTACGGAATACCGAGTTTTTTGGCGCTGCGGATCATGCCGGTCAGGCGCGGCAGGTCAAGCAGAGGCTCCCCGCCGGTGAACGAAACGGCCTGCATGCCAAGCCTGGCCACAGTATCGAGAATACGGTCCACGACCTCCGGGTCGAGACTGTGACGGGCAAAGGAATGATCGACGCTCATGCCGCATTGCACGCACCGCGCATTGCAGCGGGTCGTGATCTGAATCACGGCCTGGCCGGGCAGACGGCCACGGAACAGGGCGCGGCAGGTGGAAAGAAACTTCATATACAAACTCCTGTGACCCTAAAGCCCTTTACATTCCGGACCCGGGCTCACGGATTGAGAAGCTCCCGGAGCCCCTTGCACGTCTTGAAATGAATCCTCCGGCGAGCCGGAATGGCGATGGTTTCCCCGGTGCGCGGGTTCCGCCCCATGCGCGCGGCATGGAGCATCACGGAAAAGGAACCAAGTCCAGGCAAAGAGATTCCCTGGCCTTTGGCCAGGGCTTCGCGGATCACCGCGTAGAAGGCCTTTTGGGGGGAAGAATGGGTCGTTTGGGACGTATGGGCTACAGGGAGCTCCGCATTTCCATAGGTCCCATTCTTCTCATCTTCTTCCACCCCCACCTCTTCCGTCAGCTCATTTTTTTTTTGCTTCGTCACCCAGCGGACTCGAAGGCAAAACCGGGGCTTCCAGTTGCGTCGCCACCGGGGTCAGCGGCTGCATTTTGTTCGGGACCCAGGAAAGCTTGAGCTCAAGCTTCTCCTTGTCGCTTTTCTGTTTTATTTCGAGCTCCGCCTCGATGCTGTCCGAAGGCCGCAGGATGAGGGGCCGCTCTTCGTTGTCGAGAATGAGTGTGCCCTGCCTTAGGCCCGCGAGCACGGTTTCCAGATACGCGACCAGATCATCCCTGGTCATGATGTTCCTTGATTTGAGCTTGTCTTTTCCCATAAAATCCTCCTTTTAAGTATCACGCCAGGGATATGAGGGCCTGGCAGAGCAGATGCGGATCGATGACGCCGGTGTTCGTGTCGGTCAGGGGAGTTTTGATGATCTGGATGCCCAGCGAAGCCAGCTCCCGCTGCGGATTCTTCGTGTCCGGATAGTTCACGGACGGATCAAGCAGGACAAAATCGAGAACATCGCTGATGGCGATGCTGTCCGGGGCGTCGGCCCGCAGATGACGCAGCAGGGTCCGGACCTGACCCGCCAGAGACAGCCCGATCGATTCGGGGTCTTCGAACGTGTTGGGGATGAACACCTTGGGACAGGGCGTCTGACTCACGGCCTGCCCGACTCCGCGGGGCAGCAGGTTGGCGACGACGGAGCTGTAAAAGCTGCCCACCGGGTAGCAGATGAGGTCCGCGCCCTGAATGGCCCTTCGGATCTTGTCGCGGATGAGCGGACGCACCGGGGCGTTGCCCTTGGCCGGATCGACAAGGGACAGCTCGGACACGGCGCGGGTCAGAGGGGGAGTGTCCTTGCCGGTCAGCAGATGCTGTCCGACGAGATGCCCCCCGCCCTCCAGCACGGCCCGGAGTTGCAGGTTGGAATTGATCAGCAGGCGAACTTCCCCTCGCACCTGAACCAGTTTGGAATAGATGTAGACAATGGGGTCGATGTGCCGCCTGTTCTCAAGATACCCGGCGGTCAGGATGAGGTTGCCGACGCTCGCCCCGCGCAGGTCGAAATCCGGGCCAATGGATTTCTCGAAGAGCTGCAGATGATGGCGGATGATCTTGCGCATGGGATCCGACACCCGGGTGATCAGCGGGTGACTGCCCCCGACCAGGGCGGAGAGTTCGTCCTGCAGCTGTTCCGGACTGGCGGTCCTCGGCAGGCGGTGGGCAAAAAGCTCGAAAATTTCCGGGTATCCGTGCAGGGTGCGGTCTGCCAGGGCCATGAGCCGATTGCGCAGGTCGCCCACGGCCGGCATGTCGAAATAGCGGCGCAGCACGGCCGAACTGCCGCCGGAATCAAACGGCGTGACCAGATGCACGGAGTTGTGGGTGTATCCGACCAGGGCCTGGCTGGTTTCCTTCAGGGCCGTGCCGCCGGTGAAAAACAGGATTCGCGGCCCGAGGTCGGGGCTGCGTTGCGCCCTGGCCACGCGCACCGGATCAGGGACATTGACCTCCCGGGTGACCCGTATCGCCGTCATGCGCCCTCCAGCAGACGCAGGCAGCCGGCGGCGGCCTGGTCAAAGTCCACGCCCCCGCTGATCTCGAAAACCCTGCACCCGCGCAGCGCCCTGGCATAGTCCTCGGCCGTTGGCGCATAGCCGTTTTCGGCGGCGAAAAAAAGGCCGGTATCCTTCATGAAGGCTTCCAGCAGATCGTGCCGCTCGTTTATGTCGATTTCCCCGATGCGCGTGGGCGAGCCGTCCCGGTGCCAGTTCAGCAGCACCAGATAGCGCATGGGACACTGCAGGATGAATCGGTCCGGACCAAAGAGCTGGTCGATGAGCGCGTCGTATTTATGCTCCAGGCTCCAGAGCTCCTCCGGGGACAGGCTTTGGAACCGCGCCGTGTCCTCGGGAGAGATTATGCCTGTCAGATCGGGATTGTGCAGCGCGGTGCCGGGATTGATGCGCGGATGCTTGGCCACGCCGAACATGACCGGACCGGGCGTTCCCGGGCTGATCATCAAACGGTCGTTGCTGACAAAGGTCACGCCCTTGCTGACCAGATGCAGGGCCAGGGTGGACTTGCCCATGCCCGAAAACCCGGCCATGGCCATGCCGGTCTCGCACACGGCCACGCCGGCGGCGTGGGCGAGGAGGCAGCCGTCGTTCAGCTTGCGCTCGATGAAGCGGTTGTTGATGAAATTGACGACCTGGTTGGGATTGGCTTCGCAGTCGCCCACGGCCAGATTCTCTCCTTTCCCGAACAGAAAGTGCATGCCGGTCAGGCGCTTGCGGATGACCCGCCCGCCTTCGATGTCGACCCACTCCTCCTTGATCTTGGTCTTGCCCGGATCCGGCTGTTTGACCTGAAAGGAAAGCCCCAGATCCGGGACCTTAGCCTGCAAAGCCGTGATGGTGATGTCCGCGTTTGCCGCCGACCTCAGAAAGGGCGCAAAATACGTGGTCAGTTCCCGGGCCAGATTCGCGGAGTTGGTCATGACCCGAAAGCGGCAGTCGCCCATGCTCAGAAAGACCTGATGCGGTGTCGCGATTCCGGCGCTCAAGAGACTCACGAGCTTGGCCAGACTGGTATCATCGTTCACGAATCTTCTCCATGACGTAATCGGTGTACATGGCCGCCGCATCGAGCCCGCAGGCATCCTGGATGCCGCGGAACCCGCCGAAGGCGGAAACCTCGAAGACAACCGGGCCAGTGGCCGCTTCCACCACATCGACGCAGGTGAAATCCAGGTCGAAAAGGGCCTGGGCCTGTTCGGCCGTGCGCAGGGCCTCGGGCGAAGGCGTCGCCGGAGCGTATTTGCCACCCGACTCGGTGGTCGTGTTCCAGGCCCCGGTGCCGCAGCGGGCGTAGGTGGTCAGATATTTGCCGCCGAGAAAAACAATGCCCAGATCCTGCCCAGGCAGCTCGATCTTCCGCTGCATGTACATGATGGGATTTTCCGCGTGGAAAGCCTCAATGGCGAGGCGTGCCCCGGCGCCATGTTCAATGACCGTCATGCCCCGGGCCTTTGACGTGAAAAGCGGTTTGAAAACGGCCGCGCCGTAGCGCTGCACCGCGCCCAGCGCCTCGTCCACGGATTCGGTGATGGTCGTGGGCGGCATGGGAATGTCTCCCAGGCGCAGGGTCACGGTGCAGCTCAGCCGGTCCAGGACCCGCATGATGGACATGGGCGAAGAGAAAATGGGCAGCCCGCGCTGCGCCAGAAAGCGCAGCACCTCAAGCCTGTCGAGAAGATCCGGGGAATAGCGCGCTCCGATCTTCTTGATGATCAGGCCGTCAAGCCCGCCCAGATCGACTCCCTCGGTCCAAACCTTGCCCGCGTCCAGATCCATGCAGACCTGCTCCATATCCACCAGCAGGCGGAATCCGGTCTTGGCGGCCACCGTGTCCGCAAGAAGTTCCGAAGACCACCCGCCGCGCGTACCGACCACTCCTATCTTCATAAGCGATTCCTAATAGTTAAGTATTTCCAAAGGGAAAGAAAACTGTGCCGGATCCTCCAGTCTGTGCTCCGTGAGCCGCTCCATGAGGAAGAGGCAACGGTTGTACATGGCGTGGGCAAAGGCCCGGTTCAGCTCGAAGCGGGTCGAGGTGTAGAACGATCTGGCCACCCCGAGTCCAAGACGGATGTCGAAGCTCTCGTCACCATGGGCCTTGGCGAACGCCTTGCTGAACTCGTAAAAGCTTCTGATCGTCGCGGTGATCCGTGCGCGCGACTCCCGGTCAAAGGCGGGCAGCCGGAAATTGGAGACAAGAAACACCGAGACGTCCTGCACGTAGTCGGAATGCTGCGAACGGTGCAGATCAATAAAATACACCTTCTGATCCAGATGGTTGTAGATGACGTTGTTGATGTTGAAGTCGCCGTGGATGAACACCGAGAATGGCGCGGGATATCTGACTTCGATATCCATGCAACTCCTGATCAGTCCACCGGCCGAAGGGATGGCCACCGAACCAATGCCCATGGCGGGACGCATCAGGTCCGGATGGACCTGCAGGATGGAGGACATGCGGTCCAGGGCCTGGCGCATCATGTTCGTCGGCAGGGAGTGCCGGCTCATGGTCTGTTCCCAGACATGCTGAACAGTCTGCTCGAAAATGAACAGGGCGTTCTTGAGAATCTCCTCGTCCGAATTGAAGATGGCTTCGTCCAGGGTGCAGCCGGACAAGAATTCGGTCAAAAGCGACGCGTTCTCGCCCTCCTCCTGATAGCTGAACACTTTCGGGACCAGTCCGGGAATGATTTCATTCCAGCATTCCAGATTGATTTTCTCCTGACGGATCTTGCGCAGGTTGCCTTCCTTGAAAATGGAGTCCCGCGCCTGGGGAGTCTTCTTCCCCTCCACGCGGGCGATGCGGCAGCCCGAGCGCGAGCCCCAGATGCCCTGGAAATCCACATCCGTGACATCCCCCTGCAGGCCCGATTTGTTCAGGTTGCGCTGCAGGGCCTTGAACTGCTGGATCTTGATGCGCTCGCCGATGATGACGAAAAGCAG is a genomic window of Desulfomicrobium baculatum DSM 4028 containing:
- a CDS encoding radical SAM protein; translation: MKFLSTCRALFRGRLPGQAVIQITTRCNARCVQCGMSVDHSFARHSLDPEVVDRILDTVARLGMQAVSFTGGEPLLDLPRLTGMIRSAKKLGIPYIRTGTNGFIFQRHEAPDFEDRMRRTADELLESGIRNFWISLDSSDPDIHETNRGLPGVVRGMAKALPIFHNSGLYPSVNLGINRLCGGHIPALHGPFDTHGFRQGFFEAFTRFFTFATNLGFTIANCCYPMSDEDRAVYQATSSDSFIRFSPEEKRAMLLALKDVVPDFRSRIRLFTPLSSLDALVRQTEGEAGQTYACRGGLDFFFVDATAGHAYPCGYRSAEDLGPFWELTDLPGGEPVCRRCEWECFRDPSELLGPFGMALSNPLEVMRRFSSRPDLPGIWFSDLRYYMACDFFDGTKPMRTEKLARFAPPQAAPALVVSPEVAS
- a CDS encoding HU family DNA-binding protein; translated protein: MTKQKKNELTEEVGVEEDEKNGTYGNAELPVAHTSQTTHSSPQKAFYAVIREALAKGQGISLPGLGSFSVMLHAARMGRNPRTGETIAIPARRRIHFKTCKGLRELLNP
- a CDS encoding amphi-Trp domain-containing protein, translated to MGKDKLKSRNIMTRDDLVAYLETVLAGLRQGTLILDNEERPLILRPSDSIEAELEIKQKSDKEKLELKLSWVPNKMQPLTPVATQLEAPVLPSSPLGDEAKKK
- a CDS encoding GAK system CofD-like protein, which gives rise to MTAIRVTREVNVPDPVRVARAQRSPDLGPRILFFTGGTALKETSQALVGYTHNSVHLVTPFDSGGSSAVLRRYFDMPAVGDLRNRLMALADRTLHGYPEIFELFAHRLPRTASPEQLQDELSALVGGSHPLITRVSDPMRKIIRHHLQLFEKSIGPDFDLRGASVGNLILTAGYLENRRHIDPIVYIYSKLVQVRGEVRLLINSNLQLRAVLEGGGHLVGQHLLTGKDTPPLTRAVSELSLVDPAKGNAPVRPLIRDKIRRAIQGADLICYPVGSFYSSVVANLLPRGVGQAVSQTPCPKVFIPNTFEDPESIGLSLAGQVRTLLRHLRADAPDSIAISDVLDFVLLDPSVNYPDTKNPQRELASLGIQIIKTPLTDTNTGVIDPHLLCQALISLA
- a CDS encoding HprK-related kinase B, which codes for MNDDTSLAKLVSLLSAGIATPHQVFLSMGDCRFRVMTNSANLARELTTYFAPFLRSAANADITITALQAKVPDLGLSFQVKQPDPGKTKIKEEWVDIEGGRVIRKRLTGMHFLFGKGENLAVGDCEANPNQVVNFINNRFIERKLNDGCLLAHAAGVAVCETGMAMAGFSGMGKSTLALHLVSKGVTFVSNDRLMISPGTPGPVMFGVAKHPRINPGTALHNPDLTGIISPEDTARFQSLSPEELWSLEHKYDALIDQLFGPDRFILQCPMRYLVLLNWHRDGSPTRIGEIDINERHDLLEAFMKDTGLFFAAENGYAPTAEDYARALRGCRVFEISGGVDFDQAAAGCLRLLEGA
- a CDS encoding GAK system ATP-grasp enzyme, which encodes MKIGVVGTRGGWSSELLADTVAAKTGFRLLVDMEQVCMDLDAGKVWTEGVDLGGLDGLIIKKIGARYSPDLLDRLEVLRFLAQRGLPIFSSPMSIMRVLDRLSCTVTLRLGDIPMPPTTITESVDEALGAVQRYGAAVFKPLFTSKARGMTVIEHGAGARLAIEAFHAENPIMYMQRKIELPGQDLGIVFLGGKYLTTYARCGTGAWNTTTESGGKYAPATPSPEALRTAEQAQALFDLDFTCVDVVEAATGPVVFEVSAFGGFRGIQDACGLDAAAMYTDYVMEKIRER
- a CDS encoding phosphate signaling complex PhoU family protein, encoding MLKSFEGLDENFRFLIMEVQNQIKATFEFLLEPTPSTYDKIFSKDDYIDNLKNVIENKCFTTLNQTRLGQDQMKYLRAVHIITINLERIGDYCVNIAKQMGYLTTHRFLENFDYKDSFLKIHETVSEILPVLQKANLSGALSICRMEDELDLMYKENFDKIMIHLRIGRNVEDHITSLFIIRYMERIGDSLLNIGEALLFVIIGERIKIQQFKALQRNLNKSGLQGDVTDVDFQGIWGSRSGCRIARVEGKKTPQARDSIFKEGNLRKIRQEKINLECWNEIIPGLVPKVFSYQEEGENASLLTEFLSGCTLDEAIFNSDEEILKNALFIFEQTVQHVWEQTMSRHSLPTNMMRQALDRMSSILQVHPDLMRPAMGIGSVAIPSAGGLIRSCMDIEVRYPAPFSVFIHGDFNINNVIYNHLDQKVYFIDLHRSQHSDYVQDVSVFLVSNFRLPAFDRESRARITATIRSFYEFSKAFAKAHGDESFDIRLGLGVARSFYTSTRFELNRAFAHAMYNRCLFLMERLTEHRLEDPAQFSFPLEILNY